GTTCAAGATTGGTTATTCCCATCGTACCCATATCCTGAATCAATGGGATCATGGTGGCTACGAACGGAATATTGTCTACGAAGGCTGAAGCAATGGCACTAAGCCAAAGAACGAGCATAGACGTTGAGACTAAATCACCACCCGTCAGCGCGATAGCTTGTTCAGCCAAGGCACTTATGACACCTGTCTCGATTAGACCCCCAACAAGTACAAATAATCCGATGAAGAAAAAGATCGTGGTCCATTCTATTTTGGCAAAAGCGGCCTCTAAGAAATGTTCTCCCGTCAGAAGAAGGAGTAGAAAAGCTCCGGTTAAAGCAACAGTAGCGGATTCTATATGCACTAGCTGGTGTACGAAGAATCCGATGATCGTTAGACCTAGCACAGTTAAACATTTGATAAGTAGATTACGGTTAGTAATCACACTCTTCTCGTCGATGTTCATCATACTCTGTCTTAATTCTGGTGTTGTCTTCAATTGTTTACGAAACATAAGAATTAGAATAGGAATGATAATGAGCATAATGATCACGATGACGGGGGCTAAATTTTCAATAAAGGCCATAAAGGTTAATTCTTTAACAGCACTACCGATCATGATATTGGGTGGGTCCCCAATCATTGTAGCTGTCCCACCGATGTTAGAGGCCAATATCTGTGCAAATAGATAGGGAAATGGATTAACTCTTAATTGACGGGTTATGCTGAAGGTTACGGGTACCATTAATAATACGGTAGTTACATTGTCTAAGAATGCCGAACTAAGTGCTGTAATAAGCGTGAGCGAAATAAGAATACGGACAGGTTGCCCTTTCGCCTTCTTAGCTGCCCAGATTGCAATATATGTGAACAAACCTGTTTCGGCTGTAATATTGACGATAATCATCATTCCGATGAGAAGGCCAAGTGTGTTGAAATCGATATGGTGTAGTGCCGTTTCTTGGTCTACAATGCCGAGAATAACCATAAGTATTCCGCCAATCATAGCTAGAATCGTACGATGAATTTTTTCGGCAATAATAAACCCATATACAATCAGGAAAATACCAATCGCTAGAATCGTCTGATGTTCCATAACTATAAAATCCCCCTGTAATTTGTTACGTGATATGCCAAGACAAGAATAGCCTACACAAAGGTAGGCTGTCGATCAATAGAATTCATTATAGAGGATAATGAAATACACAACAAGGAGATCCGGCATGAATAAGAAATGGTGGAAAGAGTGTGTCGTGTATCAAATATACCCAGTAAGCTTCATGGATAGTAATGGAGATGGCATAGGGGATATTCCAGGGATTATATCGAAGTTGGATTACCTACAAGATCTTGGTGTAGAAGTACTATGGCTTTGTCCTGTATATAAGTCACCTAATCATGATAATGGGTATGACATCAGTGATTACTGTGACATCATGACTGAATTTGGCTCGATAGAAGATTTCGATAAGTTACTCACGCAAGCTCATGCACGGGGGCTGAAGATCATGATGGACCTTGTACTGAATCATACTTCCGATGAGCATCCGTGGTTCATTGAATCAAAGTCTTCGAAAGATAATTCGAAGAGAGATTTCTATATCTGGAGAAAAGGCAAGGATGGTGGACCGCCTAACAATTGGGAGTCCTACTTCAGTGGTTCTGTATGGGAATATGATAAGGAAAGCGACGAATATTATCTTCATTTGTATTCTAAGCATCAACCTGATTTGAACTGGGAGAATCAAGCGGTAGTCGATTGCATTTATGAGATGATTCATTGGTGGCTCAAAAAAGGGATCGATGGCTTTCGATTTGATGCTATTGCCCATATTGTTAAAGCGGAAGGGTTGCCAGATGCAGATAATCCTAATGATCTTCCCACAGTGCAGGCTTATGAATTGTTCTCTAATCTGGAGAATGTTCACACAACATTAAATCAACTGTATAATCAACTGCTATTTCACTACGACATTATGACTGTTGGTGAGACTTCGGGAATTGGCCCAGAGCAGGCGCTTGATTATGTGGGCGATACACGCAGTGAACTCAATATGGTATTTCAATTTGAGCATATGAAGCTAGATGCGGCAACTTTAGGAACAGGGAGATGGGACAAGAAACCTTGGACACTACTTGAACTTAAGAAGATCATTAGCAATTGGCAGGTTGTGCTACACAACAAAGGCTGGAATGCTAACTATTTATGTAACCATGATCAACCTAGATCGGTTTCTCGTTTCGGTAATGACGGAGAGTATCGGGTACAGTCGGCAAAAATGCTAGCCACTTTTATTCATATGCTTGAGGGAACCCCTTATATTTATCAAGGGGAAGAGATTGGGATGACTAATATTCACTTTCAATCGGTTGATGACTATCGGGATGTGGAGACGTTAAATTATGTTGAAGAGTCGATAAAGCAAGGTGTGCCGGAAGAGAAGATTATGCAAACGCTATGGGATAAAAGCAGAGACAATGCTCGTACGCCTATGCAGTGGAACAACTCTGAGAATGCAGGGTTTACAGAAGGTGCGCCTTGGATCCATATCAATGCTAACTATATAGACATTAATGTGGATGCTGCCCTCAAGGATCCTCACTCTATCTATCATTATTACCGTGAACTGATTAAGCTTAGGAAAGAGCATGAGGTCATTGTCTATGGTGAATATCGTCTGATACTACCCTTACACCCTGATATTTATGCGTATACAAGAACGCTTGGGAATGAACAACTTCTTGTCATTTTGAATTTTTTTGAAAGAGAGTCCGTATTTGAACTTCCGAATGATCTCGACATGGGGAGTATAGGCAAGTTACTGATCTCTAACTATCCGATAGGCAGTGGGAATAATTTAGAATCTTTGCCGCTTCGTCCTTATGAAGCAAGGGTGTATAAGATGAGTATGAAGTAGCATGTATGATTAGGCATATATCGTTCTACGTGAAACGGTTATCGTCCCTTTAAGGACGGTAACTGTTTCTTCTTGGTTGTATCGTTAAATTGAAATTATACTCGCTGATGATTATACTGAAGCACAAAGGGATAATCCATCGGTACATCTTTTATCTATATTTAATCATGGAAGGAAGAATAGGAATATGAATGCTCATCATCAAATAGAACAAATCAAAAAAATTAAGTATGACATTTCTCGATTCATGTTGATCTATAAATTTGCCTTGGACGAAATAGAGACTAAAGTTGAAATATTGAAAGAGGAATTTCAATCTTTACATGACTATAGTCCGATTGAAAATACCAAATCGCGGTTAAAGTCGCCAGAGAGCATTATGAACAAGATGATCCGTAAAAATTATGAATTATCATTCGCTGGGATAAAGAATAATATTAAAGATATTGCGGGTCTACGGATCACATGTTCATTTATTTCAGACATATATCGTATTAGTGAAATGCTTCAGAGGCAGAGTGATCTCACGATTCTGGAGGTGAAGGATTACATAAAGAATCCTAAACCAAACGGATATAAAAGTCTTCATTTGCTAGTTGAAGTTCCTGTTTTTATGTCAGATCGTCAGGAACTTGTTTGTGTAGAAGTGCAGATCCGTACGATTGC
The nucleotide sequence above comes from Paenibacillus sp. IHBB 10380. Encoded proteins:
- a CDS encoding glycoside hydrolase family 13 protein, which produces MNKKWWKECVVYQIYPVSFMDSNGDGIGDIPGIISKLDYLQDLGVEVLWLCPVYKSPNHDNGYDISDYCDIMTEFGSIEDFDKLLTQAHARGLKIMMDLVLNHTSDEHPWFIESKSSKDNSKRDFYIWRKGKDGGPPNNWESYFSGSVWEYDKESDEYYLHLYSKHQPDLNWENQAVVDCIYEMIHWWLKKGIDGFRFDAIAHIVKAEGLPDADNPNDLPTVQAYELFSNLENVHTTLNQLYNQLLFHYDIMTVGETSGIGPEQALDYVGDTRSELNMVFQFEHMKLDAATLGTGRWDKKPWTLLELKKIISNWQVVLHNKGWNANYLCNHDQPRSVSRFGNDGEYRVQSAKMLATFIHMLEGTPYIYQGEEIGMTNIHFQSVDDYRDVETLNYVEESIKQGVPEEKIMQTLWDKSRDNARTPMQWNNSENAGFTEGAPWIHINANYIDINVDAALKDPHSIYHYYRELIKLRKEHEVIVYGEYRLILPLHPDIYAYTRTLGNEQLLVILNFFERESVFELPNDLDMGSIGKLLISNYPIGSGNNLESLPLRPYEARVYKMSMK
- a CDS encoding GTP pyrophosphokinase, which gives rise to MNAHHQIEQIKKIKYDISRFMLIYKFALDEIETKVEILKEEFQSLHDYSPIENTKSRLKSPESIMNKMIRKNYELSFAGIKNNIKDIAGLRITCSFISDIYRISEMLQRQSDLTILEVKDYIKNPKPNGYKSLHLLVEVPVFMSDRQELVCVEVQIRTIAMDFWASLEHKIFYKYNQSVPVRLTEELKNAADSANALDLQMERLHHEIKEIKDAQSDSSEEELRRIIIDNQQFTLPLNFLKLLNDE
- a CDS encoding ArsB/NhaD family transporter, giving the protein MEHQTILAIGIFLIVYGFIIAEKIHRTILAMIGGILMVILGIVDQETALHHIDFNTLGLLIGMMIIVNITAETGLFTYIAIWAAKKAKGQPVRILISLTLITALSSAFLDNVTTVLLMVPVTFSITRQLRVNPFPYLFAQILASNIGGTATMIGDPPNIMIGSAVKELTFMAFIENLAPVIVIIMLIIIPILILMFRKQLKTTPELRQSMMNIDEKSVITNRNLLIKCLTVLGLTIIGFFVHQLVHIESATVALTGAFLLLLLTGEHFLEAAFAKIEWTTIFFFIGLFVLVGGLIETGVISALAEQAIALTGGDLVSTSMLVLWLSAIASAFVDNIPFVATMIPLIQDMGTMGITNLEPIWWSLALGACLGGNGTLIGASANLIVAGMSAKEGQPIKFLQFLKYGFPLMILSIMISTLYIYLRYLM